In the genome of Longimicrobium sp., the window GGGAAGCGGCGGCAGCGGCGAGGGCTCGCCGCGCGCAAAGGCCTGGTACAGGGCCGTCAGCTCGCGCCCCAGGATGCCCGTGGACCAGCCGTCGGTGATCGCGTGGTGCAGGTTCCACAGCAGGGCGTGCTCGTCGGCCGACAGGCGCACGAGGGAGGCGCGGAAGAGCGGGCCCTCCTCCAGCCGGAAGGGAGCCGCGGCGTCGGCGCGCGCCAGCCGCTCCAGCTCGGCCATCGCCTCTTCGCCAGGGAGCGCGGAGAGGTCCGTCACCTCCAGGCGGAAGGGCGATGGAGGGGCAACCACCTGCACCGGCTCTCCGCCGCGATCTTCCAGGCGCGTGCGCAGCGTCTCGTGGCGCCGCACCAGCTCGTCGACGGCACGCTCCAGCGCGGCCACGTCCAGGGGGCCGGGGATGCGCCAGACGCGGGGCATGGAGTAGGCGGTGCTCCCCGGCTCCAGCCGATCCAGCAGCCACAGCCGCCGCTGCGCGAACGACGCGGGAAACTCGGAGGGGCGCTCGCCGCCGCCCTGCCCGGCCGGCGCCGCGGCTGCGCCGCCCTTGAGCTTCAGCTTCAGCAGCCTCTGCTTTTCGGGCGACAGCTGGGCCAGCCGGGAGATGATATCGGTCATGTCCTGCTCTGTATGCGATGGGCGTCCGGCGAGAC includes:
- a CDS encoding condensation domain-containing protein, with protein sequence MTDIISRLAQLSPEKQRLLKLKLKGGAAAAPAGQGGGERPSEFPASFAQRRLWLLDRLEPGSTAYSMPRVWRIPGPLDVAALERAVDELVRRHETLRTRLEDRGGEPVQVVAPPSPFRLEVTDLSALPGEEAMAELERLARADAAAPFRLEEGPLFRASLVRLSADEHALLWNLHHAITDGWSTGILGRELTALYQAFARGEPSPLPPLP